The Falsibacillus pallidus genome contains the following window.
GTTTAGTCCTCACTTAATTGGTGCATTTTTTACCTATTTTAGCAAATTCTAATGCGGTCAAGAGAGAAAAATCCATTCATTTTTAAAAAAGGTGAGTATATTGGAGAGTAAGGATCAAGGCCCCAAGAATCCAGACATACCAGGCGAAAATTTTTAAGGAACGCTTCTTTAAAAAATTGATCATCCCAACTATAGCAAAATAGCCAAACAATGCAGATGATACAGTCCCCGTCATCAAACTGGTAAGAGTCACGGTCTCCACTTGTGAAGTGAAAAGCTCCTTTCCTTGAAATACAACTCCTCCCGCAATTGCAGGGATGGACAATAAAAATGAAAAGTAGGCAGCTGTTTCCCTATCGAGTTTTCTGAAGAGCCCGGCAGCTATCGTCAAGCCTGAGCGGGATAGTGCAGGAAAGATCGCTGCTGCCTGAAATGCTCCGATAAAAAATGCATCAAAATAAGAAATTGACTCCAAGTTTTTAGACCCATTCTTAACCCCATCTGCGAGCCAAAGGACCACTCCTGTTGCAAGGAACTCCCAACCGATGGTGATGCCGGACTTTGAAATGGAATCAAAAAAGTCCTCGAAAAGCAGCCCTGCCGCGACTGCAGGAAGAGTTCCGATGATCATGATCCCGGTCAATCGGCTGAATGGCTTACGGACCATCTTCCATAAAATATCTTTATAGACGATCATCACCGCAAGCAAGGTTCCGATATGGAGCATGGTATCCAAGAAT
Protein-coding sequences here:
- a CDS encoding undecaprenyl-diphosphate phosphatase, with the protein product MSNLQSFILGIIQGLTEFLPISSTGHLYLGRHLFHLDDAGIFLDTMLHIGTLLAVMIVYKDILWKMVRKPFSRLTGIMIIGTLPAVAAGLLFEDFFDSISKSGITIGWEFLATGVVLWLADGVKNGSKNLESISYFDAFFIGAFQAAAIFPALSRSGLTIAAGLFRKLDRETAAYFSFLLSIPAIAGGVVFQGKELFTSQVETVTLTSLMTGTVSSALFGYFAIVGMINFLKKRSLKIFAWYVWILGALILTLQYTHLF